Proteins co-encoded in one bacterium genomic window:
- a CDS encoding prepilin-type N-terminal cleavage/methylation domain-containing protein, producing the protein MKRIGFTLIELLVVVAIIVILAGLLFPVFSMARQKTRLTYCINNMKQIWSAVMMYSEDYNDRVPYVEDPWFYPVPDRQDLVKGDPTNRQLNPHSLINVMMPYARSVDIWKCPSAVIGYPGSSAKDWKQTYFFGAANRFDPI; encoded by the coding sequence GTGGTGGTTGCCATCATCGTCATTCTGGCAGGGCTTCTTTTTCCTGTCTTTAGCATGGCGAGACAAAAAACGCGTCTTACTTATTGTATCAACAATATGAAGCAGATATGGTCTGCCGTGATGATGTATTCCGAAGATTACAACGATCGTGTGCCCTATGTCGAGGATCCTTGGTTTTATCCTGTGCCTGATCGACAGGACCTGGTGAAGGGAGATCCAACCAATCGTCAGCTAAATCCGCATAGTTTGATAAATGTGATGATGCCCTATGCTAGATCCGTCGATATTTGGAAATGCCCATCGGCTGTGATAGGTTATCCAGGTTCATCAGCTAAGGATTGGAAACAGACTTACTTTTTTGGCGCTGCCAATCGGTTTGATCCAATA